One window of Triplophysa rosa linkage group LG8, Trosa_1v2, whole genome shotgun sequence genomic DNA carries:
- the znf1035 gene encoding zinc finger protein 1035 isoform X1 encodes MENNEIEMESESFAHDIEELIEKENLADMMDLQDIDESDINDLNTESDSLQDTCFESSWQGVINSADIKQDKTWDKRECNGSMTPCHLLNPGEGSMTPCHLLNPGEGSITPCHLLNAGEVEAMLEAHSDNAVLKPALTNNSHYSDISSCSETEATIDCNLISSVKVNMDGDQPGQSSEDGEQHSCNMPFSNADVCSAADEVNINETNQQQDTVESTTPMAIGESKENENTEGSEWRDGSLSTNVEDPFSEVKAVGDLNGVEGQTNDVLVSGCSVDQPMMNCEDLGSSQEGSTGTLNITNSDTSSISTGDENKCSTTDSKDCFHFDQKKVDLENTSLKPEILEISTNREDSIDGCQLEEEKTQPENTSSKPEFGQTFEQVVERSSFGFLESCFGLKGLEQNIEECLEHTQVDQSDETGILPVENLTQIPQDSLLYHTEPPVLLKSVFESNSEMMVVEADTPKDPPVLSPYQTSKTSFKTQKRKLQPVVLLKTTEQRACDGQNYHCFACQESTQTLDELIEHCHNVHSLDKVQYCTTCECYFSGDTIAGHFCEKFKPMDHSNSSPVYPKGLTEDKKRFVCRYCGKPFFRQLYYEEHEQRHRLVTQHKCECCGLYFPSFQKCQSHKRKKNCLPLILDPSLQTEDHSESAVKTADLTFDTGGSNIELCDCYVKLVDVSKQQESPSKIDCHICGKSFRLRAQLKSHLMSHSEVKPFKCENCEKDFKYSWNLTKHKREACPQSIVPSKKSSDTDRNLPAKFKCPICSHMFKYFYNRARHLREHCLKEYMRKGKGKIGEKYWCPLCKEKFTMSGNRNRHIKNTCIKLKLYTAKGKIKEKLEKEITTNDKDKDLLSTQPIQNLARYKCPFCPATYSSKSGYYTHLAKHKLLANNKKAIKYNNKAVDLKSSSTESADNNENAPITCRFCGRVFTSLLILNKHLQIHKGNRPFRCLDCGKNFARHAHLIAHKNVHKRKIQCSVCQEVLPSIGDWLKHRQSHPEKGTLKCPECPMQFKFPVFLLRHVVVHERKRKPLKAKPKTEHLEKMYKEEFKCAVCQKSFADSKALSKHCLTHKPERCASKCQFCKRHFSNRTGLVRHIRLHTGEKPFPCGKCGKHFHRQEAAKVHQDKCTGVPQLPVLQKSKAKQGQDEDTADTASDKANKPYNCSYCPQSFRFPNNLKGHERAHLAKTVFPCPMCGKYYRKRKLKDHTSFCQGKEFPACRKCGRTFIRQNYRNGHEKHCRGNLLKETKIKVKIKQQCPQCFKFFRYRSYLLRHLSVHSREKPFACMHCGEKYKSQQRCLQHEAFCDAVTKEQTLENSSGSGNTKLIFAEVKSKKEVKVVPGENGDELKCKFCTKSFSRPRYLRRHILTHTEVKPYRCKTCEGCFSRYDHLKLHQNRCKGKHRLEVRVVKMSVDRMDTNCQKEIQQENELQCKICSKQLSTSSDLKRHMSMRHITDKPFPCKRCGQTYSSKKSLARHNLMVKCKRVSKESVQPPKNNVQDQPCRETSKLLQRIQVHYMNKFKYQCKYCPRRFKQLGQLTVHTRLHTGEKPYGCASCGEHFIRTDYLKRHLVKCSAKADSQIKVLCDKCGDLFTQEALLIHQKTCVVSSKSSGSSEKAKKHSPAKIKGFSCANCSDRFLLFSQLQQHFLTKHRSDQEQQPLELRPMQMVLQHESGDGHGQSQPSSSQLPAKEQLENSIKVLDKPLKCLHCHMRFSNKAGLGMHMRIHTGVYPLSCKKCNVGFWSKKTMEKHRKRCPGHKIVIKQNENTTESAWELDSTSADTVLVFNKGSNTTGTGVLQTKFSCKDQENGSEKSDMALHKYQCSECDQSFTDGLRLISHLEEHGREDQERRSGDVHRCHICSKVFGQAGVLQRHLKTQHENKKTHSCPTCSKNFRCPADLDLHKVFHDPSRPFVCNICSLRFWTTRAMTIHQKLVHSVKEPHNSKESNIKAQTELYKCEPCDKVYTVKKSYVKHCKTKHKEDSVKTIPDNESSGNQESDKEESNQNFEDGDSENDSDSAPYFPCHVCGKTFLTSEKLEDHQRCHLGEKPFECEECGKCFFQLVNLQQHRRSHKSEFQCQMCGKGFVSLFALRKHKQSHVRNTPHRCTKCHLSFTRSTELAEHMVTHRDENFPCDLCDKTFSCKTSRAEHRKMHTEQEEDLPPLIPPGELQTMQMTSAVSSRNLSSNVEQYKYRCGICQVRFPDPEQLSEHGCSPAKDRPYSCPECNKHFLHGSHLKKHQLSHQLSARRSYQCKRCSMSFSHHHHYLTHIRSHGDKESSEGTNLPGSEKVIQAGFAKLDRIYQCPICPESFYQAMDLANHLSVHSHLCTVCNTTFPSKEDLEEHETCHLTAATQYECTECGDSFLGSDAFRKHQCRNRKLPFSNKSSISSSLKKQRSERRFETVDDEEEEVDVGEDFIKCNICQKRFSSNNLAEHQKTEHPERPFKCLVCGKGFTKKRYLTQHQQIHSERPYQCNACPESFKTETALLCHRKMHDTNRQHQCSICNKSYFTANELNKHQRKHGHHTLNKDSEEYRCDMCCKSFSMFSQLTKHQETHVGQVVYECTECDKAFAFLSLLEEHQRTHAVATESLQPQPSTHFPFQSPVNE; translated from the coding sequence CGGAAGCAACTATTGATTGTAATTTAATTTCTTCAGTCAAAGTTAACATGGATGGAGACCAGCCTGGTCAGTCATCAGAGGATGGAGAACAACATTCATGTAACATGCCTTTTTCCAATGCTGATGTCTGCAGTGCTGCTGATGAAGTAAATATCAATGAAACAAATCAACAGCAAGACACTGTTGAAAGTACAACTCCAATGGCCATTGGTGAGagcaaagaaaatgaaaacactgaGGGAAGTGAATGGAGAGATGGATCACTTTCTACAAATGTGGAGGATCCGTTTTCAGAAGTTAAAGCTGTGGGGGATTTAAATGGTGTGGAAGGCCAAACAAATGATGTTCTTGTATCTGGATGTTCTGTGGATCAACCCATGATGAATTGCGAAGATCTTGGTAGCTCTCAAGAAGGTTCCACTGGTACCTTGAATATCACAAATAGTGATACCTCATCTATTTCAACTGGGGATGAGAATAAATGCTCAACCACAGATTCAAAAGATTGCTTCCACTTCGACCAAAAGAAAGTTGATCTTGAAAACACATCCTTGAAACCTGAGATACTTGAGATATCTACCAATAGAGAAGATTCAATAGATGGCTGCCAGTTGgaagaagaaaaaacacagcCTGAAAACACCTCCTCAAAACCAGAATTTGGACAGACATTTGAACAAGTGGTTGAGCGGAGCAGTTTTGGATTCCTTGAATCTTGTTTTGGTTTGAAAGGTTTAGAGCAGAACATTGAGGAATGCCTGGAACATACACAAGTAGACCAATCTGATGAAACTGGTATTTTGCCTGTTGAGAATTTGACCCAGATCCCTCAAGACAGTCTGCTTTATCACACTGAACCACCAGTTCTTCTAAAATCTGTCTTCGAATCTAACAGTGAAATGATGGTTGTAGAAGCCGACACACCAAAAGATCCACCCGTACTCAGTCCTTACCAGACATCCAAGACCTCTTTCAAGACACAAAAGAGAAAACTGCAGCCTGTTGTTCTCCTTAAAACAACTGAACAGAGGGCTTGTGACGGACAGAATTATCATTGTTTTGCATGCCAAGAGTCCACACAAACATTAGATGAGCTGATTGAGCACTGCCATAATGTACATTCTTTGGACAAGGTTCAATATTGTACCACTTGTGAGTGTTATTTTTCTGGTGACACTATAGCAGGGCACTTCTGTGAAAAATTCAAACCAATGGATCATTCAAACTCCTCACCTGTTTACCCCAAAGGGCTCACAGAGGACAAGAAGAGATTTGTATGTAGATACTGTGGGAAACCATTTTTTCGACAGCTGTATTACGAGGAACATGAGCAGAGGCACAGACTTGTCACACAGCATAAATGTGAGTGTTGTGGATTATACTTTCCTAGTTTTCAAAAATGTCAAAGCCACAAAAGGAAGAAGAACTGTCTACCTTTGATTCTGGATCCTTCTTTACAGACGGAAGACCACTCAGAATCAGCTGTCAAAACAGCAGACTTGACCTTTGACACAGGTGGCTCCAATATAGAACTCTGTGATTGTTATGTGAAACTTGTAGATGTATCCAAGCAACAAGAGTCACCAAGTAAAATTGATTGTCACATTTGTGGGAAAAGTTTTAGACTCCGAGCACAATTGAAATCACATCTTATGTCGCATTCAGAAGTAAAGCCCTTCAAGTGTGAGAACTGTGAAAAAGATTTCAAGTATTCCTGGAATCTTACCAAGCATAAAAGAGAGGCATGCCCTCAAAGTATTGTCCCATCAAAAAAATCATCAGATACTGATCGCAATCTTCCAGCCAAGTTCAAATGCCCCATCTGTTCTCATATGTTCAAGTACTTCTACAATCGAGCTCGCCATTTACGTGAACATTGTCTCAAGGAATACATGCGTAAAGGCAAAGGAAAAATTGGTGAGAAGTATTGGTGCCCTTTGTGTAAGGAAAAGTTTACTATGTCCGGTAACCGCAATAGACACATAAAGAACACCTGCATTAAGCTTAAACTGTATACAGCCAAAGggaaaattaaagaaaaacttgAGAAGGAGATCACAACCAATGATAAGGACAAAGACTTGCTGTCGACTCAACCCATTCAAAATTTGGCACGTTACAAATGCCCTTTTTGTCCAGCTACATATAGCAGCAAGTCTGGTTACTACACCCATCTCGCAAAGCATAAATTgcttgcaaacaacaaaaaggcGATCAAATACAATAATAAAGCTGTTGATTTGAAAAGTTCAAGCACAGAATCTGCTGACAACAACGAAAACGCTCCTATCACTTGTCGCTTTTGTGGGAGAGTCTTCACATCACTTCTCATATTGAATAAGCACTTGCAAATTCATAAAGGAAACAGACCTTTTCGCTGTTTAGACTGTGGTAAAAATTTTGCAAGGCATGCACACTTGATTGCTCacaaaaatgtacataagcGGAAAATACAGTGCTCAGTCTGTCAGGAAGTTCTGCCATCTATTGGAGATTGGTTAAAACACAGACAGTCCCATCCAGAAAAAGGCACCCTTAAGTGTCCTGAATGCCCAATGCAGTTCAAGTTTCCTGTGTTTCTTCTGCGACATGTGGTTGTGCACGAGAGAAAACGCAAACCCCTGAAGGCCAAACCTAAAACTGAACatttggaaaaaatgtataaagagGAGTTCAAATGTGCTGTCTGCCAAAAATCCTTTGCTGATTCAAAGGCACTTAGCAAGCATTGTTTAACCCACAAGCCTGAACGTTGTGCGTCCAAATGTCAGTTCTGCAAACGTCATTTTTCAAATCGAACTGGGCTGGTTCGCCACATCCGCCTTCACACTGGTGAAAAGCCTTTTCCATGTGGAAAATGCGGAAAGCACTTCCATAGACAAGAAGCTGCCAAAGTGCATCAGGATAAGTGTACAGGGGTGCCACAATTGCCTGTTTTGCAGAAGTCAAAAGCTAAGCAAGGACAGGATGAAGACACTGCAGACACTGCATCAGACAAGGCCAACAAACCCTATAATTGCTCATACTGCCCACAGTCATTTCGATTTCCCAACAATTTGAAAGGCCATGAAAGAGCCCACTTAGCAAAAACAGTTTTCCCTTGTCCGATGTGTGGGAAGtattacagaaaaagaaaacttaAAGATCACACAAGTTTCTGCCAAGGCAAAGAGTTTCCTGCTTGCCGAAAATGTGGGAGAACCTTTATCAGGCAAAACTATAGAAATGGCCATGAAAAACACTGCCGGGGTAACTTGCTGaaagaaaccaaaataaaagtcaaaatTAAGCAGCAGTGTCCACAATGCTTTAAATTCTTTAGGTATAGAAGTTACCTCCTGAGACATCTTTCTGTTCATTCAAGGGAAAAACCATTTGCATGCATGCATTGTGGAGAGAAATACAAAAGTCAGCAGCGCTGCCTGCAGCATGAGGCTTTTTGTGATGCCGTGACCAAGGAACAAACACTGGAAAATTCAAGTGGATCAGGAAACACCAAGTTAATATTTGCTGAAGTAAAAAGCAAGAAAGAGGTCAAGGTGGTCCCAGGAGAAAACGGTGACGAATTAAAGTGCAAATTTTGCACGAAATCATTTTCAAGGCCAAGATATCTACGGCGCCACATCCTCACCCATACAGAGGTAAAGCCATATCGGTGTAAGACCTGTGAAGGTTGTTTCTCACGCTATGATCATTTGAAACTTCACCAGAATCGCTGCAAAGGAAAGCATCGACTTGAGGTGCGAGTTGTAAAGATGAGTGTAGACAGGATGGATACAAACTGCCAAAAGGAAATTCAGCAGGAAAATGAGTTGCAGTGCAAAATTTGCTCAAAGCAGTTGTCCACCTCAAGCGACTTGAAGCGCCATATGTCCATGCGACATATAACCGACAAACCTTTTCCCTGCAAGCGATGCGGCCAAACCTACAGTTCCAAAAAGTCTTTAGCAAGACATAATCTCATGGTCAAATGCAAGAGGGTTTCGAAGGAGAGTGTGCAGCCGCCCAAGAACAATGTCCAAGACCAACCATGTAGAGAAACATCAAAACTTCTGCAACGTATACAGGTGCACTACATGAATAAATTCAAATACCAATGCAAGTATTGTCCCCGCCGCTTTAAGCAGCTCGGACAACTGACCGTGCATACACGTCTTCATACAGGGGAGAAACCCTATGGCTGTGCCAGCTGTGGGGAGCATTTTATCAGAACGGACTACTTGAAACGACACTTGGTTAAATGCAGTGCAAAAGCAGACAGCCAAATAAAAGTTCTTTGTGACAAGTGTGGTGACCTGTTTACACAGGAAGCATTGCTTATACACCAAAAGACATGTGTTGTTAGCTCAAAATCATCTGGTTCCTCTGAAAAGGCCAAAAAGCACAGCCCAGCCAAGATAAAAGGTTTCTCTTGTGCTAACTGTAGCGACCGTTTTTTGTTGTTCTCGCAGCTTCAACAACATTTCTTAACAAAGCACAGATCTGATCAAGAGCAACAGCCGCTGGAATTACGTCCCATGCAAATGGTCCTCCAGCATGAATCAGGTGATGGACATGGACAGAGCCAACCAAGTAGCAGTCAGCTACCTGCCAAAGAGCAACTTGAGAATTCAATCAAGGTCCTCGACAAACCTCTTAAATGCTTGCATTGCCACATGCGGTTTTCCAACAAAGCTGGACTGGGTATGCACATGCGCATTCATACCGGAGTCTACCCTCTTTCTTGCAAAAAATGTAACGTTGGTTTTTGGAGCAAGAAGACAATGGAGAAGCACAGAAAAAGATGTCCTGGTCACAAAATTGTCATCAAACAAAATGAGAATACTACGGAAAGTGCATGGGAATTAGACTCCACTTCAGCTGACACAGTTTTAGTCTTTAATAAGGGTTCTAATACAACAGGAACTGGAGTGCTGCAGACTAAGTTCTCATGTAAAGATCAAGAAAATGGTTCAGAAAAAAGCGACATGGCTCTTCACAAGTATCAGTGTTCTGAGTGCGATCAGAGTTTTACAGATGGACTTAGACTCATCAGTCATTTGGAGGAACATGGTCGTGAGGATCAAGAGCGTCGATCAGGTGATGTGCACCGTTGCCATATTTGCAGTAAAGTGTTCGGCCAAGCAGGTGTTTTGCAGAGGCATCTGAAAACCCAACATGAGAATAAAAAGACACACAGCTGTCCAACATGTTCAAAGAATTTTCGATGCCCCGCTGATTTGGACCTCCATAAAGTCTTTCATGACCCCAGTCGTCCCTTTGTCTGTAACATATGTTCATTGAGGTTTTGGACTACTAGAGCCATGACCATTCACCAAAAACTTGTTCATTCAGTCAAAGAACCACATAATTCAAAAGAATCTAACATTAAAGCACAAACTGAATTGTATAAGTGTGAGCCATGTGACAAAGTCTATACAGTAAAAAAGTCATACGTGAAGCACTGCAAAACGAAACATAAAGAGGATTCCGTCAAAACAATTCCTGATAATGAATCATCTGGTAATCAAGAGTCAGATAAGGAAGAATCCAACCAGAATTTTGAGGATGGTGACAGCGAAAACGACTCTGATTCAGCGCCATACTTTCCTTGCCATGTTTGCGGTAAAACATTCTTAACATCAGAGAAACTTGAGGATCACCAACGATGCCATCTTGGTGAAAAACCTTTTGAGTGCGAGGAATGCGGTAAATGCTTTTTTCAGTTGGTAAACCTGCAACAGCATCGGCGAAGCCACAAATCGGAGTTTCAGTGTCAGATGTGTGGCAAAGGGTTCGTCTCCCTCTTTGCCCTGCGTAAACACAAGCAGTCTCACGTCAGAAATACACCTCACCGATGCACAAAGTGTCACCTGAGCTTCACTCGATCAACGGAACTAGCCGAGCACATGGTCACGCACCGTGATGAAAATTTTCCATGTGATCtctgtgacaaaacattttcctGCAAAACAAGTCGGGCCGAACATCGCAAGATGCACACGGAGCAAGAGGAGGACCTTCCTCCTTTGATTCCACCCGGTGAGCTTCAAACAATGCAGATGACTTCAGCTGTGTCTAGTAGAAACCTTTCCAGTAATGTTGAGCAGTACAAGTATCGCTGTGGAATTTGTCAAGTGAGATTTCCAGACCCAGAGCAGCTCTCTGAACATGGATGCAGTCCAGCAAAAGACAGACCATACTCGTGTCCAGAATGTAACAAGCATTTCTTACATGGTTCTCATCTAAAAAAGCATCAGCTTAGTCATCAGTTGTCGGCCCGACGTTCATATCAGTGTAAGCGTTGCAGCATGAGTTTCAGTCACCACCATCACTATCTTACTCATATACGAAGCCATGGGGATAAGGAGTCATCTGAAGGCACAAACCTTCCGGGCAGTGAAAAGGTGATTCAAGCTGGATTTGCAAAGCTTGACAGAATTTACCAATGCCCCATATGTCCTGAGAGTTTCTACCAAGCTATGGATTTAGCAAATCACCTCTCGGTTCATTCACATCTGTGCACTGTCTGTAATACGACGTTTCCCTCAAAAGAAGACCTTGAGGAGCATGAAACATGTCATTTGACTGCTGCTACCCAGTATGAATGCACTGAATGCGGCGACAGTTTTCTTGGTAGCGATGCTTTCCGCAAACACCAGTGTCGCAATCGCAAATTACCGTTTTCAAACAAGTCATCGATCTCCTCCTCCCTCAAAAAGCAACGTTCTGAGAGACGATTCGAAACTGTTGATGATGAAGAGGAGGAGGTTGACGTTGGGGAAGACTTCATTAAGTGCAACATTTGTCAAAAACGGTTCTCCTCCAATAATTTAGCAGAGCACCAGAAAACTGAACATCCTGAACGTCCTTTCAAATGCCTGGTTTGTGGGAAAGGCTTCACGAAGAAACGGTACCTCACGCAGCACCAACAAATTCACAGTGAACGGCCTTACCAGTGTAATGCCTGCCCAGAATCCTTTAAAACGGAAACCGCTTTACTATGTCATCGCAAAATGCATGACACAAACCGACAACACCAGTGCTCGATATGCAACAAATCCTACTTTACAGCTAATGAACTTAACAAACATCAACGGAAACATGGACATCACACTTTGAATAAAGACAGTGAGGAGTACCGGTGTGATATGTGCTGTAAATCCTTTAGCATGTTTTCTCAACTGACGAAGCACCAGGAAACCCACGTAGGGCAAGTTGTCTATGAATGCACAGAGTGTGACAAAGCCTTTGCTTTTCTGAGTCTTTTGGAGGAACATCAGAGGACTCATGCTGTTGCTACAGAATCTCTACAGCCCCAACCTTCAACCCATTTTCCCTTTCAAAGCCCAGTAAATGAATAA